The Setaria italica strain Yugu1 chromosome IX, Setaria_italica_v2.0, whole genome shotgun sequence genome has a window encoding:
- the LOC101784454 gene encoding uncharacterized protein LOC101784454 — MELVYMDRRNGLHDEGAIPEFSGRAEEDQDLTIAASEVQPDLSQINNKKPLTSDEKKSKSCQSCHKSPCLCCGDAHHADLFPALPAKMMILEFLIRSLRHPTRTHNVTDLDDLITDGVSQGSVNLGPSEKKVLDSLHALVNAKTRPKSPSPFLAGSKMRKTRSKSHIITQSEILKLISPETWETSSPGTSPMNKGTAEVHIHEKTSPSCSHMTSMSSNQPVLSHCPSSLSAGLLQCIWKDGLPHFELSLDDPIAVYTANPIKVQDNDRALDYVYMIHSGEQGRKDWMGHSSNVSRLVGKIKVSSSLVLNSDKSSLLETEFVLYGSPDDYLRQMHSSYSVPKGKGLVKRVTEIMRTGHVSSSPKHPWKFGKSFSHQFDDLTEILEGEMISARESGLTNLDAEDQPTNQELAAIVVKEQRQKRQKEPVVGGWGLKFLEKAGLNHSEGTEVSDVQNRNGAAKCITAIVPRGYHGGAVPKCSGPSGLIERWRSGGCCDCGGWDLGCPIRVLNNDGCASLPEEESQESRAVELSIKGARKQTMLRLVNITEDLYILYFDSGLSPLQCFSTGIAIVHSQAPQLCPKL, encoded by the exons ATGGAACTTGTATACATGGATAGGAGAAATGGATTACATGATGAGGGTGCAATTCCAGAGTTCAGTGGAagggcagaagaagaccaagacCTGACTATTGCTGCATCTGAGGTTCAGCCTGATTTGAGTCAGATAAACAACAAGAAGCCATTGACGTCAGATGAGAAGAAAAGCAAGAGCTGCCAGTCATGCCACAAGTCACCATGTTTGTGCTGTGGTGACGCACACCATGCGGATTTGTTCCCTGCACTTCCTGCCAAGATGATGATCTTGGAGTTTCTCATCAGAAGCCTGAGGCACCCAACAAGAACCCATAATGTCACTGATCTTGACGACTTGATCACTGATGGGGTCAGCCAAGGAAGTGTAAATCTTGGCCCTTCCGAGAAAAAGGTGCTGGACTCTTTGCATGCTCTTGTAAATGCAAAGACAAGACCGAAAAGCCCATCGCCTTTCCTGGCAGGATCAAAAATGAGAAAAACTCGGTCAAAATCCCACATTATTACACAGTCAGAAATACTGAAGCTTATATCTCCTGAGACATGGGAAACCTCCTCCCCTGGGACATCTCCAATGAATAAAGGCACAGCTGAGGTCCACATCCATGAGAAGACGTCACCCTCATGCTCGCATATGACATCTATGAGCTCAAATCAGCCTGTCCTATCACACTGCCCATCATCTCTTAGTGCAGGCCTTCTACAATGCATTTGGAAGGATGGGCTGCCTCATTTTGAATTGTCACTGGACGATCCCATTGCAGTATACACTGCAAACCCAATCAAGGTACAGGACAATGACAGGGCCCTTGACTATGTCTACATGATCCATTCTGGAGAGCAAGGAAGAAAAGATTGGATGGGCCACTCAAGCAATGTGTCCAGACTTGTGGGCAAGATCAAGGTGTCAAGTTCTTTAGTGCTAAACTCAGACAAGTCAAGTCTTTTGGAAACTGAGTTTGTGCTGTATGGTTCTCCAGATGACTATCTGAGGCAAATGCATAGTTCCTATAGTGTTccaaaaggaaagggactagTCAAGAGAGTGACAGAAATTATGAGAACAGGACATGTTTCCTCTAGTCCTAAACATCCCTGGAAGTTTGGCAAATCCTTCTCTCATCAGTTCGACGACTTAACTGAAATACTCGAAGGTGAAATGATCAGTGCTAGAGAATCGGGCCTGACAAACCTCGACGCTGAGGATCAACCGACCAACCAAGAGTTGGCAGCAATTGTGGTCAAGGAACAACGACAAAAACGCCAGAAAGAGCCTGTGGTCGGTGGCTGGGGCTTGAAGTTCCTTGAGAAAGCAGGATTAAATCATTCAGAAGGCACTGAAGTTTCTGATGTTCAGAACAGAAATGGTGCTGCAAAATGTATAACTGCCATTGTTCCCAGAGGTTATCACGGCGGCGCTGTTCCGAAGTGCAGTGGCCCATCAGGTCTCATTGAGAGATGGAGATCTGGAGGATGCTGTGATTGCGGTGGATGGGATCTTGGCTGCCCCATCAGAGTGCTGAACAATGATGGATGTGCCTCCTTGCCTGAAGAAGAGTCACAGGAGAGCAGAGCAGTAGAGCTGTCAATCAAG GGCGCGAGGAAGCAGACAATGTTAAGGCTTGTCAACATCACGGAGGACCTGTACATCTTGTACTTCGATTCGGGTCTTTCACCATTGCAATGCTTCTCAACGGGGATAGCAATTGTGCACAGCCAAGCACCACAGCTATGCCCAAAACTGTGA